A stretch of the Polaribacter pacificus genome encodes the following:
- a CDS encoding FRG domain-containing protein, which produces MKEYRIKTFSDLHKLLDSSERLTIYRGQSNADWELVPKAGREPFNKVNDKYAIEYFKDNSLPFLDITPENDWEWLAFAQHHGVPTRLLDWTKNPMIAMFFAVAVDEDCDAAVYKFKYENYALTEKKAPFDFKIVTVYKPRSITKRIIAQQGLFTIHPNPSKSFSKAPAKGTLEKIIIDKDYRKKLKFELHRYGYNHFSVFQDLQGLSEYIEWRWMNRE; this is translated from the coding sequence ATGAAAGAATACAGAATAAAAACATTTAGTGATTTACACAAATTACTTGATAGCTCAGAACGCTTGACAATATATCGTGGACAATCCAACGCAGATTGGGAATTAGTACCAAAAGCTGGTAGGGAGCCATTTAACAAAGTCAACGATAAATACGCTATTGAATATTTTAAAGATAATTCTCTACCATTTCTAGATATCACGCCTGAAAACGATTGGGAATGGCTTGCATTTGCTCAACATCACGGAGTTCCAACTAGGCTTCTAGATTGGACAAAAAACCCAATGATTGCAATGTTTTTTGCAGTTGCTGTTGATGAGGATTGTGATGCTGCTGTGTATAAGTTTAAATATGAAAATTATGCTTTAACTGAAAAAAAAGCTCCTTTTGATTTTAAAATTGTTACAGTTTACAAACCGAGGTCAATAACGAAAAGAATAATTGCACAGCAAGGACTATTTACAATTCATCCAAACCCTTCTAAATCATTTTCAAAAGCACCTGCTAAGGGAACTTTGGAGAAAATAATCATTGACAAGGATTACCGTAAAAAACTAAAATTTGAATTACATCGATATGGGTACAATCATTTTTCAGTTTTCCAAGATTTACAAGGTTTATCTGAATATATAGAATGGAGATGGATGAATAGAGAATAA
- a CDS encoding helix-turn-helix domain-containing protein, with translation MIKQPELGKTISDYRKAKGLTQEDLVEKCNLSVRTLQRIESGEVTPRIVTVKLIFEALELDYYNYFKPDSGEKGIVTLFNFKDNTFKKVSVVTLTAFVIAFTLTILYQYKKPKNIVKNENIFAEKNIMKDSVDLINPIINGQYSGWNNEDELIARDISCMIDDVYFISPLIKLNKKTREFRTPCVTGTISTDKVIITSMRCEPTKRIVSKIVFEGDKYIYTEGAKLVFSEKESINAYEIIILRN, from the coding sequence ATGATTAAACAACCAGAACTAGGAAAAACAATTTCAGATTATAGAAAAGCAAAAGGATTAACACAAGAAGATTTAGTTGAAAAATGTAATCTTAGCGTTAGAACACTTCAGCGAATTGAATCTGGAGAGGTAACTCCAAGAATCGTCACAGTTAAATTGATTTTTGAAGCTTTAGAACTTGATTATTATAACTATTTTAAACCTGATTCGGGAGAGAAAGGTATTGTTACCTTATTCAATTTTAAAGACAACACTTTTAAAAAGGTTTCAGTTGTAACATTAACGGCATTTGTTATTGCATTTACTTTAACCATTTTATATCAATACAAAAAACCTAAGAACATAGTTAAGAATGAAAACATTTTTGCTGAAAAAAACATAATGAAAGATTCGGTAGATTTAATAAACCCTATAATTAATGGACAATATAGTGGATGGAATAATGAAGATGAATTAATTGCGAGAGACATAAGCTGTATGATTGATGATGTTTATTTTATTTCTCCATTAATAAAATTAAACAAAAAGACTAGAGAATTCCGAACACCATGTGTTACCGGTACAATTTCAACTGATAAAGTAATCATTACAAGTATGAGATGTGAGCCGACTAAAAGAATTGTAAGTAAAATTGTATTTGAAGGGGACAAATATATTTATACTGAAGGAGCAAAATTAGTTTTTTCAGAAAAGGAATCTATTAATGCTTACGAAATAATCATACTTAGAAATTGA
- a CDS encoding dihydrofolate reductase family protein — MRKLKLQIQLSIDGFISGPNGEMDWMIWNWDEELKNFVKEITESTDTIVLGRKLAEGFIPHWKSNKELEGAEKINNSNKIVFTKTLENTEWENTLLEKGDLVEKIEKLKSSTGNDIIAYGGGEFVSSLIRENLIDEYYFFINPSILGKGMPIFEKVNYKTELKLKSAKAYKCGITVLTYKK, encoded by the coding sequence GTGAGAAAATTAAAACTTCAAATTCAACTCTCGATTGATGGATTCATTTCTGGTCCAAACGGAGAAATGGACTGGATGATTTGGAATTGGGATGAAGAACTAAAGAACTTCGTCAAAGAAATAACAGAATCGACTGACACCATTGTATTAGGGCGAAAACTTGCTGAGGGATTTATTCCACATTGGAAATCCAACAAAGAATTGGAAGGTGCTGAAAAAATTAATAACTCAAATAAAATAGTTTTTACAAAAACGCTCGAAAATACTGAATGGGAAAATACCCTTTTGGAAAAAGGAGATTTAGTCGAAAAAATAGAAAAATTAAAGTCCTCAACTGGAAATGACATAATTGCCTATGGAGGTGGCGAATTTGTTTCTTCACTAATAAGAGAAAATTTAATTGACGAATATTATTTTTTTATAAATCCTTCGATTTTGGGGAAAGGAATGCCAATATTTGAGAAAGTTAATTATAAAACTGAATTAAAATTGAAAAGTGCAAAAGCCTATAAATGCGGAATAACAGTTTTGACATATAAAAAGTAA
- a CDS encoding FRG domain-containing protein, producing MKNLFIETELNNWKDIFLLNSKLTKQLLFRGQSNKDWTISSSLERLVERIHPNYVDRAIITVQEKQMIEEFQWKYPLFKNPTIEKENYVEWLSIMQHYGASTRLIDFTDSFFVATQMAISESYTDSAVWGINKHTLNKFIFETYTNENETNSASQKTLDSLSIKLANEKIKNAFNEVEKKLLIIRPENSNERIYRQQGLFVMPTNLKIPFVESLSTIIGNQTPLFWDFRHLILNSDSYKQDQFALVKINIPKKIHREILENLREMNINSEILFPGIEGLAKSLNYSKFV from the coding sequence ATGAAAAATCTTTTTATTGAAACTGAATTAAATAACTGGAAAGATATTTTTCTTTTAAATAGTAAATTAACGAAACAGCTTTTGTTTAGAGGACAATCAAATAAAGATTGGACAATTTCTTCATCATTAGAAAGATTAGTTGAAAGAATCCATCCTAATTATGTTGACCGAGCAATAATAACGGTTCAGGAAAAACAAATGATTGAAGAATTTCAGTGGAAATATCCATTATTTAAAAATCCAACAATTGAAAAAGAAAACTACGTTGAATGGTTATCTATAATGCAACATTATGGGGCTTCAACAAGATTGATAGATTTTACAGATTCATTTTTTGTAGCAACACAAATGGCAATTTCTGAAAGTTATACAGATTCTGCTGTTTGGGGAATTAATAAACATACTTTGAATAAGTTTATATTTGAAACTTATACAAATGAGAACGAAACAAATTCAGCTTCTCAAAAAACACTTGACTCACTTTCTATTAAATTAGCCAACGAAAAAATAAAAAATGCTTTCAACGAAGTAGAAAAAAAGTTATTAATAATTAGACCCGAAAACAGTAATGAAAGAATATATAGGCAACAAGGATTATTTGTTATGCCTACAAATTTAAAAATTCCTTTTGTCGAAAGTTTATCTACAATAATTGGAAACCAAACTCCTTTATTTTGGGACTTTAGACATCTTATATTAAATTCAGATTCATACAAACAAGATCAATTTGCACTTGTTAAAATTAATATTCCGAAAAAAATCCACAGAGAAATATTAGAAAACTTAAGAGAAATGAATATAAATTCCGAAATATTATTTCCTGGAATTGAAGGATTAGCTAAATCTTTAAATTATAGTAAGTTTGTATAA
- a CDS encoding DUF983 domain-containing protein: MDLFKGTKIYSIVTGTCPVCQEESMYVENNPYKLSSIFKMHERCKNCGLKYVIEPSFFFGAMYVSYGLNVGIAIITFLISYLIVGLSVLESFFALIGMLIILIPVVLRLSRNIWINIFKKYNKNAKQV; this comes from the coding sequence ATGGATTTATTTAAAGGGACTAAAATATATAGCATTGTTACTGGTACTTGTCCGGTATGCCAAGAAGAAAGTATGTATGTTGAAAATAATCCATATAAACTGAGTTCAATATTTAAAATGCACGAACGCTGTAAAAATTGCGGTTTGAAATATGTCATAGAACCTTCTTTCTTTTTCGGAGCAATGTATGTCAGCTATGGTTTAAATGTTGGAATAGCCATAATAACGTTTTTAATATCTTATTTAATAGTTGGTCTTAGTGTTTTGGAATCATTTTTTGCACTAATTGGAATGCTAATCATTCTTATTCCAGTTGTATTACGATTATCTAGAAATATCTGGATTAACATCTTCAAGAAATATAACAAAAACGCTAAGCAGGTTTAG